From Chelatococcus sp. YT9, a single genomic window includes:
- the corA gene encoding magnesium/cobalt transporter CorA: MRLERSVVPADGIVPEGTLWLDLVSPTSVEDKLVEQHLGIEIPTREDMEDIEPSELLYVEHGARYMTARLLFNVANEPQMAGVTFIVKDNALVTVRYDEPKAFAMFANRASRPGGCGPTADAIVVGLLETVIDRAAEVLQATADRIDRVSQDIFEKAPGTVRKRGDYYDTLQALGRYGTLISMSRESLVSIERVLLFLSASYRTTKAPKELREQVRTTLRDLQSLEEHATFQSNKIQFLLDASLGLVNLEQNNIIKLFSVVAVIFMPPTLVASIYGMNFQIMPELHWEFGYPLAIGVMIAAAVAPYLFFRWKRWL; this comes from the coding sequence ATGCGGCTGGAGCGCAGTGTCGTGCCGGCCGATGGTATTGTCCCTGAGGGTACGCTCTGGCTGGACCTGGTCAGTCCGACTTCGGTCGAGGATAAACTCGTGGAGCAGCATCTCGGCATCGAGATTCCGACCCGCGAGGATATGGAGGACATTGAGCCTTCAGAGCTGCTCTATGTCGAACACGGCGCGCGCTACATGACGGCGCGTCTCCTGTTCAATGTCGCGAACGAACCCCAGATGGCCGGCGTCACCTTCATCGTAAAGGACAACGCGCTCGTGACAGTGCGCTATGATGAGCCGAAGGCGTTCGCCATGTTCGCCAATCGCGCGTCACGGCCGGGCGGATGCGGGCCGACGGCCGACGCCATCGTCGTCGGCTTGCTGGAAACAGTCATCGATCGGGCCGCCGAGGTTCTGCAAGCGACGGCCGACCGCATCGATCGCGTCTCGCAGGACATTTTCGAGAAAGCGCCGGGCACGGTGCGCAAGAGGGGTGACTATTACGACACCCTGCAGGCTCTCGGTCGCTATGGCACGCTGATCTCGATGAGCCGGGAAAGCCTGGTGTCGATCGAGCGTGTGCTCCTGTTCCTCTCCGCAAGCTATCGGACGACGAAGGCGCCGAAGGAGCTCAGGGAGCAGGTGCGCACGACGCTTCGCGATCTCCAGTCGCTGGAGGAACACGCGACTTTCCAGTCTAACAAGATCCAGTTCCTGCTCGATGCGTCGCTCGGCCTCGTCAACCTCGAGCAGAACAACATCATCAAGCTGTTCTCGGTGGTGGCCGTCATCTTCATGCCGCCGACCCTCGTGGCGTCCATCTACGGCATGAATTTCCAGATCATGCCTGAGCTGCATTGGGAGTTCGGCTATCCCCTCGCTATCGGCGTCATGATCGCAGCGGCAGTGGCGCCCTATCTCTTCTTTCGCTGGAAGCGCTGGCTGTAG
- a CDS encoding FAD-binding oxidoreductase encodes MDNASVIEALTAVVGASYVLTAPEDMAPFLHEPRGLFHGTARAVVKPASTTEVAAVMRLANDLGLAVVPQGGNTGLVGGQTPDAKRPAIVLSLQRLDRIREVDALTDTITVDGGVTLLRVQEAAEAADRLFPLSLASEGSCTIGGNIASNAGGTAVLAYGNTRDLVLGLEVVLADGRILNTLGKLRKDNTGYDLKNLFIGSEGSLGIVTGAVLKLFPRPRQRITVFCAIPSPEAAVQLLARVKSEIGSSLTTFEIMPRIGIELVVRHAPGARDPFAEPHPWYVLLELSSQIEGDLDAKLEHSLGGAIEDGLVLDAVLASSLDQRLAFWGLRESLSEIQGREGGSIKHDVSVPIAEIPVLIEEASAAAEKLIPGIRPVPFGHIGDGNIHFNFSQPVDWDKQAFLDRWHDLNEVVHAIVIRHGGSISAEHGIGRLKRAALPAVKDPVAMELMRTLKAALDPAGILNPGVIV; translated from the coding sequence ATGGACAACGCGAGTGTGATCGAGGCTTTGACGGCGGTTGTCGGCGCATCCTATGTGCTGACAGCGCCTGAGGACATGGCCCCGTTCCTCCACGAACCCCGGGGACTCTTCCACGGCACGGCGCGCGCGGTCGTCAAACCGGCCTCGACGACTGAAGTCGCCGCCGTCATGCGGCTCGCCAATGATCTCGGCCTCGCGGTCGTGCCACAAGGCGGCAACACCGGCCTCGTCGGTGGCCAGACGCCGGACGCGAAGCGTCCAGCAATCGTGCTGTCATTGCAGCGGCTCGATCGCATCCGCGAGGTGGATGCCCTCACCGATACGATCACGGTGGACGGCGGGGTCACGTTGCTCAGGGTGCAAGAAGCGGCTGAAGCGGCGGACAGGCTCTTTCCCCTGTCGCTTGCCTCGGAAGGCTCCTGCACCATCGGCGGCAACATTGCGTCCAACGCGGGGGGCACGGCGGTGCTCGCCTATGGCAATACGCGTGACCTCGTGCTGGGGCTCGAGGTGGTGCTGGCCGATGGGCGCATCCTCAATACCCTCGGCAAGTTGCGCAAGGACAACACCGGTTACGACTTGAAGAACCTCTTCATCGGGTCGGAAGGCAGCCTCGGCATCGTCACCGGCGCTGTGCTCAAGCTGTTCCCACGGCCACGTCAGCGCATCACCGTGTTCTGTGCGATCCCCTCCCCCGAGGCCGCCGTGCAGCTGCTCGCACGGGTGAAATCCGAGATCGGTTCCAGCCTGACGACTTTCGAGATCATGCCGCGCATCGGCATCGAACTCGTGGTGCGGCACGCCCCCGGGGCGCGTGATCCGTTCGCCGAGCCGCACCCCTGGTATGTGCTGCTGGAGCTGTCATCCCAGATCGAGGGCGACCTTGACGCCAAGCTCGAACATTCGCTTGGTGGCGCTATTGAGGATGGTCTCGTCCTGGACGCCGTGCTTGCGAGCTCGCTGGACCAGCGTCTCGCCTTCTGGGGCTTACGCGAATCTCTCTCAGAGATACAGGGCCGCGAAGGCGGCTCGATCAAGCACGACGTCTCGGTACCGATCGCTGAAATTCCCGTGCTGATCGAGGAGGCCAGCGCCGCCGCCGAAAAGTTGATTCCCGGCATCCGCCCGGTTCCTTTCGGCCATATCGGCGACGGCAATATCCATTTCAATTTCAGCCAGCCTGTCGATTGGGACAAGCAAGCGTTCCTCGATCGCTGGCACGATCTCAACGAAGTCGTTCACGCCATCGTCATCCGCCATGGCGGCTCGATCTCCGCAGAGCATGGCATCGGGCGCCTCAAGCGTGCGGCGCTGCCTGCCGTGAAGGATCCTGTTGCCATGGAACTCATGCGAACATTGAAGGCCGCGCTCGACCCGGCCGGCATCCTCAATCCAGGTGTTATCGTTTAA
- a CDS encoding RNA methyltransferase has product MTTSLTIVRLGRRGDGVALHENAPVHVPFALPGESVSVTIDGDRAEVAAVNETSPARRMPECTYFTHCGGCATQHMDETLYRQWKRELLLAALARAGIETPVEDLIDAHGEGRRRVTFHARLVDGKAAVGFMAARSHTLVAIDHCPVLMPGLARAPAVARALAAAVGVRKPLDIQLTATSGGLDVDMRGLGPARDKERLALATLAGHLDLARLALHGELIVERRPPGVAMGRALVVPPPGSFLQATAKGEETLGRLVSEACQGRKRVADLFAGCGPFALRLAERSTVHAVESFAPALQALDKAVRGAQGLRPVTTEARDLFRRPLLPLELNRFDAVVFDPPRAGAEAQVREIAASKVKHVIAVSCDTQTFARDMSTLIAAGFSLQRVIPLDQFRYSSHMEIVGVLKR; this is encoded by the coding sequence ATGACGACGAGCCTCACCATCGTTCGCCTGGGGCGGCGCGGCGACGGCGTCGCCCTGCATGAGAACGCCCCGGTGCATGTCCCTTTTGCGCTGCCGGGCGAATCCGTGTCCGTCACGATTGACGGCGATCGCGCCGAAGTGGCCGCGGTGAACGAGACTTCGCCCGCGCGGCGCATGCCCGAATGCACCTATTTCACCCATTGTGGCGGCTGCGCGACCCAGCATATGGACGAGACACTCTACCGCCAATGGAAGCGAGAGCTTCTGCTCGCGGCGCTGGCACGGGCCGGGATAGAGACACCGGTCGAGGACCTCATCGACGCCCATGGAGAGGGCCGGCGGCGCGTCACATTCCATGCGCGGCTCGTGGATGGCAAGGCGGCCGTGGGGTTCATGGCAGCACGCAGCCATACGCTTGTCGCGATCGACCATTGTCCCGTGCTCATGCCGGGCCTCGCGCGCGCCCCGGCTGTCGCCAGAGCGCTCGCGGCAGCGGTCGGCGTCCGGAAACCTCTCGATATCCAGCTCACGGCAACAAGCGGCGGACTCGATGTTGACATGCGCGGGCTCGGGCCGGCGCGCGATAAAGAGCGCTTAGCGCTCGCCACGCTCGCGGGGCACCTCGATCTCGCCCGGTTGGCGTTGCATGGAGAGCTTATCGTCGAACGCCGGCCGCCCGGCGTCGCGATGGGGCGCGCGCTCGTGGTGCCGCCACCCGGCAGCTTTCTCCAAGCGACCGCGAAGGGCGAGGAGACACTGGGGCGGCTCGTCAGCGAAGCCTGCCAGGGCCGGAAGCGCGTCGCCGACCTCTTTGCAGGGTGCGGTCCCTTCGCGCTACGCTTGGCCGAGCGCAGCACCGTCCATGCGGTCGAATCGTTTGCGCCCGCGCTCCAAGCGCTCGACAAGGCGGTTCGTGGCGCCCAGGGTCTGCGCCCCGTCACCACGGAGGCCCGGGACCTTTTCCGCCGCCCGCTGCTGCCGCTGGAGCTCAACCGCTTCGACGCAGTGGTCTTCGACCCGCCCCGCGCCGGTGCGGAAGCGCAGGTTCGGGAAATCGCGGCCAGCAAGGTGAAGCATGTGATCGCCGTCTCCTGCGATACGCAGACCTTCGCGCGGGATATGTCCACCCTGATCGCCGCAGGTTTCTCCCTTCAACGTGTGATACCGCTGGACCAGTTTCGATATTCTTCGCATATGGAAATCGTCGGAGTGCTGAAACGCTGA
- a CDS encoding TlyA family RNA methyltransferase yields MGGEKTRADKLLVERGFFETRARAQAAIAAGLVTADGVTVRKSSDSLAPDAAITASAPHPYVSRGGVKLEAGLEAFALSPTGKICLDIGASTGGFTEVLLGRDALKVYAVDVGHGQLHASVAADPRVVSLEGTDARGLTPAEIPDSIGFIVADVSFISLRLVLPPVLPLLADDAALVALVKPQFEAGRAHVAKGIVRDPAIHARVCDDIADFVSGLGFDVLGLIPSPIAGGDGNREFLIGARRR; encoded by the coding sequence ATGGGCGGTGAGAAGACAAGAGCCGACAAGCTCTTGGTGGAACGAGGCTTCTTCGAGACGCGGGCGAGAGCCCAAGCCGCCATCGCCGCGGGCCTGGTCACCGCCGATGGCGTCACCGTGCGGAAGTCCTCAGACAGCCTCGCGCCGGATGCAGCGATCACCGCGAGCGCGCCGCATCCCTATGTATCGCGGGGCGGCGTGAAGCTCGAGGCGGGACTGGAAGCCTTCGCCCTTTCGCCGACCGGGAAGATCTGCCTCGACATCGGCGCTTCGACGGGTGGTTTCACGGAAGTCCTTCTCGGCAGGGACGCCTTGAAGGTCTATGCCGTCGACGTGGGTCACGGCCAGCTACATGCGAGCGTGGCGGCAGATCCGCGTGTCGTCTCCCTGGAAGGAACCGATGCGCGCGGCCTCACACCTGCGGAGATTCCTGATTCCATCGGCTTCATTGTCGCCGACGTCAGCTTCATCTCGCTCCGGCTCGTGCTGCCGCCCGTCCTGCCCCTTCTCGCCGATGACGCAGCGCTCGTCGCGTTGGTCAAACCGCAGTTCGAGGCCGGCCGCGCCCATGTGGCGAAGGGCATTGTGCGTGATCCCGCCATCCATGCGCGCGTCTGTGACGACATCGCGGATTTTGTCAGCGGGCTCGGCTTCGATGTATTGGGGCTGATCCCCTCGCCGATCGCCGGCGGCGATGGCAACCGTGAATTCCTTATCGGCGCGCGCCGGAGATAG
- a CDS encoding AmpG family muropeptide MFS transporter, translating to MNAWLRSLAVYTDPRIIAILFLGFSSGLPLSLVYGTLSAWLAEAGVSMTMIGLFSWASTAYGFKWLWSPLVDRLPIPVLTGLLGQRRAWMIVAQALTALCMIGLGSSDPAHNLLATAGWAVALAFASATQDIVIDAYRVESLKEKELGAGAGNIVLGYRLGMIVSGGGALVLAELFGWFTAYAAMAALMGIGVITVLLSREPARPDVEETSLSADPLGWIRSAVVAPLADFAQRPHWLAILLFIALYKYGDALIGVMANPFYLAVGFTKAEIGLVSKSYGVIMTIAGGLIGGVVVARLGIMRALLICGILQAASNLVFVVQAMVGANLSVFIVTMSVENLAGGMGTAAFVAYLSSLCNVAYTATQYALVSSFMAFTRTIFASGGGWLADQVDWTTYFLISTAAALPGLALLLWMMRAFPTSETAGMAPGRA from the coding sequence ATGAACGCGTGGCTCCGCTCCCTCGCGGTCTATACGGACCCGCGCATCATCGCGATACTATTCCTCGGCTTCTCGTCGGGCCTGCCGCTCTCGCTCGTCTACGGCACGCTGTCCGCCTGGTTGGCAGAGGCCGGCGTGTCGATGACCATGATCGGCTTGTTCTCCTGGGCCTCGACGGCCTACGGCTTCAAATGGCTGTGGTCGCCACTGGTGGACCGTCTGCCGATTCCTGTGCTCACCGGCCTGCTCGGCCAGCGCCGCGCCTGGATGATTGTCGCGCAGGCGCTGACGGCGCTGTGCATGATCGGGCTTGGCTCCAGCGATCCCGCGCACAATCTCCTCGCAACCGCCGGCTGGGCCGTGGCGCTGGCCTTTGCCTCCGCGACGCAGGACATCGTCATCGACGCCTACCGGGTCGAGAGCCTGAAGGAGAAGGAACTTGGCGCCGGCGCCGGCAATATCGTGCTCGGCTACCGCCTCGGCATGATCGTCTCCGGCGGCGGTGCGCTGGTGCTGGCGGAGCTCTTCGGCTGGTTCACCGCCTATGCGGCGATGGCGGCCTTGATGGGGATCGGCGTGATCACCGTCCTCTTAAGCCGGGAGCCGGCGCGCCCGGACGTCGAGGAAACCTCCCTATCGGCCGATCCGCTGGGGTGGATTCGCAGCGCCGTCGTCGCACCGCTCGCCGATTTCGCGCAGCGGCCGCATTGGCTCGCGATCCTCCTCTTCATCGCGCTCTACAAATACGGCGACGCGCTGATCGGCGTGATGGCCAACCCGTTTTATCTCGCGGTGGGCTTCACCAAGGCGGAGATCGGGCTCGTCTCGAAGTCCTATGGCGTCATCATGACGATTGCCGGCGGCCTCATCGGGGGCGTCGTCGTCGCGCGGCTCGGGATCATGCGCGCGCTTCTGATCTGCGGCATCCTGCAGGCGGCCAGCAACCTCGTTTTCGTCGTCCAGGCCATGGTCGGCGCCAATCTCTCGGTCTTCATCGTGACGATGAGCGTCGAGAACCTGGCCGGCGGCATGGGAACGGCGGCCTTCGTTGCCTATCTCTCCTCACTCTGCAATGTTGCCTATACGGCGACACAATATGCGCTTGTCAGTTCCTTCATGGCCTTCACGCGCACCATCTTCGCCTCAGGCGGCGGTTGGCTCGCCGATCAGGTGGACTGGACGACTTATTTCCTGATCTCGACCGCGGCCGCCCTGCCTGGCCTTGCACTGCTCCTGTGGATGATGCGAGCCTTCCCAACCAGCGAGACGGCGGGCATGGCGCCAGGACGCGCCTGA
- a CDS encoding type II toxin-antitoxin system VapC family toxin, whose translation MLIVVDSSAFLSILLGEPDAEQIAGLLHTASQKIAPSVTIYETRTVLLRRADRRYLDPFENLLSIAELRQHAFDER comes from the coding sequence ATGCTGATCGTCGTCGATAGTTCGGCCTTTCTCTCGATACTGCTGGGCGAGCCCGACGCGGAACAGATCGCGGGGTTACTTCACACTGCATCGCAAAAGATTGCGCCCTCGGTCACGATCTATGAGACGCGGACGGTGCTTTTGCGTCGCGCTGACCGCCGATACCTCGATCCATTTGAGAACTTGCTCTCCATAGCGGAACTGAGGCAGCATGCATTCGACGAACGCTAG
- a CDS encoding type II toxin-antitoxin system VapB family antitoxin, which yields MALNIKSAETERLAREVAALTGDTITEAVRKGLLLLQEEARSARKAEIERKMQAIREIQERVRKLGPIPKITKRDFDELWGELDEDNDADRRR from the coding sequence ATGGCCCTCAATATCAAATCTGCTGAAACCGAGCGGCTGGCCCGCGAGGTAGCGGCTCTGACGGGCGATACGATCACGGAAGCGGTGCGCAAAGGCCTTCTGTTGCTGCAGGAGGAGGCACGTTCCGCACGCAAGGCCGAGATCGAGCGCAAGATGCAGGCGATCCGGGAGATTCAGGAGCGCGTGCGGAAGCTTGGCCCAATTCCGAAAATCACCAAGCGCGATTTTGACGAGCTCTGGGGCGAACTCGACGAAGACAACGATGCTGATCGTCGTCGATAG
- the dxs gene encoding 1-deoxy-D-xylulose-5-phosphate synthase, translating to MAVPAATPLLDTIDLPEDLRRLPDAALRQLADELRQETISAVSITGGHLGAGLGVVELTVALHHVFDTPRDRIIWDVGHQAYPHKILTGRRDRIRTLRKPGGLSGFTRRSESEYDPFGAAHSSTSISAGLGMAVAQTLDHAAGNEAGGKPRNVVAVIGDGAMSAGMAYEAMNNAGAMNARLIVILNDNDMSIAPPAGAMSAYLARLVSGGTYRSIREVGKQLARHLPKFLYEKAQRAEEFARGFWTGGTLFEELGFYYVGPIDGHNLDHLLPVLRNARDATSGPILVHVVTQKGKGYAPAEASADKYHGVGTFDVVTGVQAKPKSNAPAYTKVFAESLVAAARADEKIVAVTAAMPSGTGLDLFGQVFPTRTFDVGIAEQHAVTFAAGLATEGYKPFCAIYSTFLQRAYDQVVHDVSIQKLPVRFAIDRAGLVGADGATHAGSFDIAFLGCLPDMVVMAAADEAELVHMVATAAAYDEGPIAFRYPRGDGVGVDMPDRGVPLPIGKGRVLREGTRVALLSLGTRLADSLKAAEILEARGISTTVADARFAKPLDLELIRRLARSHECLVTIEEGSVGGFGAFVLQSLASEGALDRGLKVRTLTLPDIYIDHGKPEAMYADAGLDAAGIVAQVFAALGQAEVARSA from the coding sequence ATCGCCGTGCCGGCAGCTACCCCACTTCTGGACACGATCGACCTGCCCGAGGACCTCAGGCGCCTGCCCGACGCGGCGCTGCGCCAGCTCGCCGATGAGCTGCGGCAGGAAACCATCAGCGCCGTCTCGATCACCGGCGGCCATCTCGGTGCGGGATTAGGCGTCGTCGAACTGACCGTCGCGCTCCATCACGTATTCGACACGCCGCGCGACCGCATCATCTGGGACGTCGGCCATCAGGCCTATCCGCACAAGATTCTGACCGGCCGGCGCGACCGGATCCGCACTTTGCGCAAGCCAGGCGGTCTTTCCGGCTTCACGCGCCGCTCGGAGAGCGAATACGACCCCTTCGGGGCCGCCCATTCCTCGACCTCGATTTCCGCCGGTCTCGGCATGGCCGTTGCCCAGACGCTCGACCATGCCGCCGGCAATGAGGCAGGGGGCAAGCCGCGGAACGTTGTGGCCGTCATAGGCGACGGGGCCATGTCAGCGGGGATGGCCTATGAAGCGATGAACAACGCCGGCGCTATGAACGCGCGGCTCATCGTCATCCTCAACGACAATGACATGTCGATCGCGCCGCCGGCCGGTGCCATGTCGGCCTATCTCGCGCGCCTCGTCTCCGGCGGCACTTACCGTTCCATCCGTGAAGTGGGCAAGCAACTTGCCCGCCACCTCCCGAAGTTCCTCTACGAGAAGGCGCAACGCGCCGAGGAATTCGCACGCGGATTCTGGACCGGCGGCACGCTTTTCGAAGAACTCGGCTTTTACTATGTCGGCCCGATCGACGGCCATAACCTCGACCATCTCCTGCCGGTGCTGCGCAACGCCCGCGACGCGACCTCCGGGCCAATTCTCGTCCATGTGGTCACCCAAAAGGGCAAGGGCTACGCGCCAGCTGAGGCCTCGGCTGACAAGTACCATGGGGTCGGAACCTTCGACGTCGTCACCGGTGTCCAGGCGAAGCCCAAGAGCAACGCGCCCGCCTATACCAAAGTCTTCGCGGAGAGCCTGGTTGCTGCGGCCCGCGCGGATGAGAAGATCGTCGCCGTTACCGCCGCAATGCCGTCAGGCACCGGGCTCGACCTGTTCGGACAGGTCTTCCCGACGCGGACCTTCGACGTTGGCATCGCGGAGCAGCATGCCGTGACCTTCGCGGCGGGCCTTGCTACGGAAGGCTACAAGCCGTTCTGCGCCATTTATTCGACCTTCCTGCAGCGCGCCTATGACCAGGTGGTCCACGACGTCTCCATCCAGAAGCTGCCGGTGCGCTTCGCTATCGACCGCGCCGGGCTCGTGGGGGCCGATGGCGCGACCCACGCCGGCTCCTTCGACATCGCCTTCCTCGGCTGCCTGCCTGACATGGTGGTGATGGCAGCTGCCGATGAGGCGGAACTCGTGCATATGGTCGCAACCGCCGCTGCCTATGACGAAGGACCGATCGCCTTCCGCTATCCGCGCGGTGACGGCGTGGGCGTCGATATGCCGGACAGAGGCGTCCCGCTACCGATCGGCAAGGGGCGCGTTCTGCGCGAGGGCACGCGCGTCGCGCTGTTGTCGCTGGGCACGCGGCTCGCCGATTCCCTGAAGGCAGCCGAGATTCTCGAGGCGCGCGGCATCTCCACCACCGTCGCCGACGCGCGTTTCGCAAAGCCGCTCGATCTGGAGCTGATACGCCGGCTCGCACGCTCACATGAATGCCTCGTTACCATCGAGGAAGGGTCGGTCGGCGGCTTTGGTGCCTTCGTGCTGCAGAGCCTTGCCAGCGAAGGCGCGCTCGACCGCGGCTTGAAGGTACGCACCCTCACGCTGCCGGACATCTATATCGACCACGGCAAGCCGGAAGCGATGTATGCGGATGCCGGCCTTGATGCCGCAGGCATCGTCGCCCAGGTCTTCGCCGCGCTTGGGCAGGCCGAGGTGGCGCGCAGCGCGTGA
- a CDS encoding exodeoxyribonuclease VII small subunit, producing the protein MTKEVSKDPSPRAANQPDLAALPFERALAELEQIVARLERGDVALEESLAIYERGEALKAHCEALLRRAEQRIEKITLSSDGRAVGTEPLDIET; encoded by the coding sequence ATGACCAAAGAAGTTTCTAAGGACCCATCTCCTCGCGCTGCGAACCAGCCCGACCTGGCCGCTCTCCCCTTCGAGCGGGCGCTGGCTGAGTTAGAGCAGATCGTCGCGCGTCTCGAACGCGGCGATGTGGCACTTGAGGAATCGCTCGCCATCTATGAGCGCGGCGAGGCTCTGAAGGCTCACTGCGAGGCTTTGCTGAGGCGCGCCGAGCAGCGCATCGAGAAAATAACCCTGTCGTCCGATGGTCGGGCGGTCGGGACAGAGCCGCTCGACATCGAGACATAA